CACAAAACCCAACAAGCCGCAGAGGGTTTTAGAAAACTTGGCATCTCATGCCTCGGCATCTCTGCTGCGGTAGAAGATGAAAAAGCAGCCCAAATCGTCATCCAAAAAACCATCGATACCTACGGTAGTATCGACGTACTCATCTGCAATGCCGGCGTCTCCATGAAAGCCCTCTTTGAGGATGTAGATCTACAGGTGTTTGACCAAGTCATGAAAGTCAACTTCACAGGAACCATCAACTATGTCAAGTACGCCCTTCCCCACGTCATCCAAAGCAAAGGATCAATAGTAGGAATCTCCTCGATCAACGGACACCGAGGCACTCCAGGCCGAACAGCCTACTCAGCATCTAAATTCGCGATGGAGGGATTCTTCGAAGCGTTGCGTATTGAAGTCATGAAACGCGGCGTACACATCATGACAATGAGCCCCGGCTATACGCGCTCCAATATCCGAACCAACGCACTCTCCGCAGACGGCTCAGTACAAAATGAGTCTCACAAAAATGAGAGCAAACTCATGGAACCAGAAACAGTGGCTGATCATATCTACCGTGCACAGATGCGGAGAAAAAGAAATGTCATCTTGACCCTATTGGGCAAAGCACTCATCTTTCTCAACAAGCGTTTTCCGAGATGGATGGACCGAACAGTCTACAACGTCATGACCAAGGAAGACCCCAGTCTGATCAAGCACTAGATGACTCGCTCTACTTTGGACTGTTTGACATACACTACAGCGTTGTTCCACTGGACTTTGACCCAGGCTTCATCCTCACCCAATACCGTGAGTCTATGCCCCTTCTTGATAACGTCGACAAGCCCTGAACCAGATGAAGGTCCCTGCATCAAATAGACATGATCATCCGAGACGATCACTTGATCTATCGTCAAATGGTAATTGGACACATAAAAAAACGCCCCTAAAAGCAAACACAGAATCACTACATAAGGATACGCATTGACATGCAGCTTGATCTTGCGATATACAACCACTGAGAGCAGTAGAAGTGCAATCGCTACTACGAGGACATTGGATTGCAGGTAATACTCGTTGATAACTCCTTTGATAAATCCATAATCTGTCATATCATATCCACTCAGATTATTCTCGGTAGCTATGTCATCCATCTTGCTACGGGCATTTTCATCATAAGTCAACAAATAATATTTATTCAAATACAACAACGCTTGGCTATAATTCCCTAACCCCTCCTTGATGAAAGCCATTTTCATCAACATTTGGGGAGTGGCTTCATTGGTTTGACTCAATATCCCATGGTAAATCTCGAACGACTCAGTGTATTTACCTTGTTCAAACAACGAATCAGCCTGCTGCAAGGAAGATTGATTTCCCAACTCTTGCGCTGTTAATGAAGGAGTTATAAAAAGACCACAAAGGATCATGATAAAATTGAATAATATGTTTTGCTTTTTCGTCATTGGATACCTAGATTTGCAACCGCAAAATAAGGGAATGACTTAGAAAATAAGAAATTCTTTTGCAAAAAGTCGATTGGTTAGCTCAGTTGGTAGAGCAACGCCCTTTTAAGGCGTGGGTCCTGGGTTCGAGCCCCAGACCAATCACATCAGACCTGATAAACGCATCAGGTTTTTTATTCTCACTTGATGGGAAAACGACTGGTTAGCTCAGTTGGTAGAGCAACGCCCTTTTAAGGCGTGGGTCCTGGGTTCGAGCCCCAGACCAGTCACCAAGAAGCCTCAAGGAATTGAGGCTTTTTTTATACCCAAGTCCTTGTCCCAACCATTCTAAAAATCTCTGATCACTCTGTTAGTCAAGATTCATTGTTCGACTTTCGCTATTGTTTTTTATAGAGGTAATACGGATCAGTCTGTAAACTTGGGGGATTGAAAAAATCACGCATAAATTTTAGATAGTCTGTAGAGGAAAAATTCTACGTTTTGAACACCTCTGAATTGAGATCTAAAGGCTTTGATCTTGGCATTGAAAGATTCTGCTGACGCATTGGTACTTCGATGATCAAAGAAATTGAGAATACTCTGATAGTGGTTTTGGGATCAGTCTGTATTTCTGGGGCATTGATCCAAGATCACTTCGAAATTCAACAGTCATGGTTCGACATTCATCATTACTTTTTTGCTAAACAACCACCTACTATGAGTCTTTGAACCAATGTGTACACAATGGAAAGCATGAATATCGAATGCTCCATGTCGAATATTGGTTTTTATCCTCCAATTCACAGACTGATCAACGGATCCCTAAACACTGCTAACGACACATTCCTTCACACTCTGCACAACCTAAACTCAGCACTGCACAGACATTAGACTGTTAATCAATTGTTTAGGCGATTTTTTTCAACACAATACTCATAACATTGTGATGACCTTTTGTTAACTTTAAGGTAATATGAGCTCGTTACGCCACTACATACTCCTCCTCCTGACCGCTAGCTGTAGCATGACACATCAGCATCCCATCCAATCTTCCTATGCAGAGGAGGGTCGGTTCGAGGACTACACATCGTATACACTGGTGAGCAACGAGCAAGTTGAGACATTGGAGCAGCGTGCCATCGAGAAGGGCATCACTGCTCACATGAATTCACTTGGCTACCAAGAAGACACAGAGAACCCATCGCTCTACATCTACTACCAAGTCTATCAAGAGGATTTCAAACTGACCACAGAAGATCAAGCCCCCTTGGAGAACTGGCTGGCTCGAAAGGGGTATTTCTCAGAGGACGACAACAAAGACACGCACCAGACGACTTCCAAAATCCACGGGCACTCGTTGTTCATTTCATTTTACGACCCGCAGATCCAGCGTGAGGTTTGGCAAGGACACATGAGCAACCTGCATGCAATCTCTACACAGAACCATAGAGCTGCTGCACAGATCGTACTGAGCCAATACCCATTGATGGCTAAAAGCTCGCGACAAACCTACTCCAAGCACTACGCACTACGCTAGGGTTCCTTTTCGCTCCATTTACAAATCAAATATCTTGCGGATACTAGCTTCTGCGTACCCTGCACTCCCTGTCATCCCTTTGCCTCCGATTCCTGTAATGATATGGACATTCTCATCGATCGTATGCTCAAACACATCCTTGGTCTTGCACTGACTGTACACACCAAACCACGTACGCTGTAATCTCCAGTCCTCCAGTTGAAATATCTCCTTGGCCAGATCAATCATGTACTGATTGATATCATGATTGATATCAAAACCCAAAGTGTCTGCCTGCCCAGCATCTGCATACTCGTGTGAATCCCCGATAATCACACTCCCGTCCATCGCCTGCTTAAACAAGATGTGCACACCCCATTCTTTGTGCTTGGATTGCTTCGCCTCTTTGGCTTTCACGGCTTGGTACGACGGGCACTCCGCAAAACTCTCATAACGTCGAATACTGAGACCAGTCAATACCGATCCAGGTATGATTTGATTCTTCTGCGCCACTGTCTGCATCATCTGTAGTTTGGTCACTTCTAGATCACTCAATCCATAGAGTGTCGGGTACAGGTTCTTGAAGTCACTCCCTGTACATACGACGACCTTGTCCCCAACGAATACCTCCCCGTTGTTGCAAAAGACCCACTGCTGCTCCGTCGCTGAATCAATCTCCATCACACTGTGATTGGGAAAATACGCCAAACCGTGCTGCTCTATTAAGTAC
The DNA window shown above is from Reichenbachiella sp. 5M10 and carries:
- a CDS encoding SH3 domain-containing protein; the protein is MGNQSSLQQADSLFEQGKYTESFEIYHGILSQTNEATPQMLMKMAFIKEGLGNYSQALLYLNKYYLLTYDENARSKMDDIATENNLSGYDMTDYGFIKGVINEYYLQSNVLVVAIALLLLSVVVYRKIKLHVNAYPYVVILCLLLGAFFYVSNYHLTIDQVIVSDDHVYLMQGPSSGSGLVDVIKKGHRLTVLGEDEAWVKVQWNNAVVYVKQSKVERVI
- a CDS encoding SDR family oxidoreductase, which produces MQKTLLITGGTSGIGKACVERYGKSHFNVVFTGRDEHKTQQAAEGFRKLGISCLGISAAVEDEKAAQIVIQKTIDTYGSIDVLICNAGVSMKALFEDVDLQVFDQVMKVNFTGTINYVKYALPHVIQSKGSIVGISSINGHRGTPGRTAYSASKFAMEGFFEALRIEVMKRGVHIMTMSPGYTRSNIRTNALSADGSVQNESHKNESKLMEPETVADHIYRAQMRRKRNVILTLLGKALIFLNKRFPRWMDRTVYNVMTKEDPSLIKH
- a CDS encoding DUF4136 domain-containing protein gives rise to the protein MSSLRHYILLLLTASCSMTHQHPIQSSYAEEGRFEDYTSYTLVSNEQVETLEQRAIEKGITAHMNSLGYQEDTENPSLYIYYQVYQEDFKLTTEDQAPLENWLARKGYFSEDDNKDTHQTTSKIHGHSLFISFYDPQIQREVWQGHMSNLHAISTQNHRAAAQIVLSQYPLMAKSSRQTYSKHYALR
- a CDS encoding TIGR03364 family FAD-dependent oxidoreductase, which produces MNNEKYDLIVVGGGVLGTFHAYHALLAGKSVAMVEKDCEPQGATVRNFGQVVPSGMDAKWQNYGRRSLEIYKDLQSRFDISVRQNGSIYLASNDEEVQLLHELHKINSANDYESQLRSSRECLATYQGLKTDYVKEGLFFPGEVTVEPRVAVHQIRAYLIEQHGLAYFPNHSVMEIDSATEQQWVFCNNGEVFVGDKVVVCTGSDFKNLYPTLYGLSDLEVTKLQMMQTVAQKNQIIPGSVLTGLSIRRYESFAECPSYQAVKAKEAKQSKHKEWGVHILFKQAMDGSVIIGDSHEYADAGQADTLGFDINHDINQYMIDLAKEIFQLEDWRLQRTWFGVYSQCKTKDVFEHTIDENVHIITGIGGKGMTGSAGYAEASIRKIFDL